A DNA window from Hordeum vulgare subsp. vulgare chromosome 1H, MorexV3_pseudomolecules_assembly, whole genome shotgun sequence contains the following coding sequences:
- the LOC123450459 gene encoding urease accessory protein G has protein sequence MASQDHHHGGHSHDDDHHHHHHHHGDAAAAAAGKVAGSWVGEDGRVWHSHDGLAPHSHEPIYSAGDFSKRAPPLDSRSFADRAFTVGIGGPVGTGKTALMLALCTCLRDKYSLAAVTNDIFTKEDGEFLVKHGALPEERIRAVETGGCPHAAIREDISINLGPLEELSNLYKADLLLCESGGDNLAANFSRELADYIIYIIDVSGGDKIPRKGGPGITQADLLVINKTDLASAVGADLAVMERDALRMREGGPFVFAQVKHGVGVEEIVDHVLRAWEIATGNRRR, from the exons ATGGCGTCCCAGGATCACCACCACGGCGGCCACTCCCACGACGAcgaccatcatcaccaccaccatcatcacgg GGATgccgccgccgcggccgccgGGAAGGTGGCGGGCTCGTGGGTCGGCGAGGACGGGCGCGTGTGGCACTCCCACGACGGCCTGGCGCCGCACTCCCACGAGCCCATCTACTCCGCCGGAGACTTCTCCAAGCGCGCGCCGCCGCTCGACTCCCGCAGCTTCGCCGACCGCGCCTTCACCGTCGGCATCGGCGGCCCCGTCGGCACCGG GAAGACTGCCCTGATGTTAGCACTCTGCACTTGCCTCCGTGACAAATATAGTCTTGCAGCG GTTACAAATGATATATTCACAAAAGAGGATGGAGAATTCTTGGTCAAGCATGGAGCTCTTCCTGAAGAGCGTATACGTGCCGTTGAAACTGGAGGCTGCCCTCATGCAGCTATACGGGAGGACATCAGCATAAATCTGGGCCCTCTGGAGGAGCTATCCAACTTGTACAAGGCGGATTTGCTGCTCTGTGAATCTGGAGGAG ATAACCTGGCTGCGAACTTCAGCAGGGAGCTAGCAGACTATATAATCTACATCATCGACGTGTCTGGCGGGGACAAGATACCAAGGAAAGGTGGCCCTGGTATAACCCAGGCAGATCTTCTG GTCATAAACAAGACGGACCTCGCCTCCGCGGTTGGAGCCGACCTAGCCGTGATGGAACGAGACGCCCTTCGAATGCGGGAAGGAGGGCCCTTCGTCTTTGCCCAG GTGAAACACGGGGTTGGCGTGGAGGAGATCGTGGACCACGTGCTACGGGCCTGGGAGATCGCGACCGGCAACCGGCGCCGATAG